The Pseudopipra pipra isolate bDixPip1 chromosome 6, bDixPip1.hap1, whole genome shotgun sequence genome includes a region encoding these proteins:
- the LOC135416236 gene encoding cholesterol 24-hydroxylase: MEALWAAGGLLLALCLLAFVLYCCYVKHIHAKYDHIPGAPRESFLFGHLPILWRMMKKQEFVHDLFLQWAEKYGPIVRFNAFHRVTVMVVSPEGVKEFLMSPQYPKDRLVYDRIFSLFGERFLGNGLVTVCNHEHWHKQRRIMDPAFSRTYLVGLMETFNEKAEELMEKLEEMADGKKEFSMLSMMCRVTMDIIAKVAFGLELNALSDDQMPLPHAVTMVLEGLTKSRIPLIQYMPGKQKLVKEVRESVRLLRRVGKECIDQRREALQNGKEATLDILTQILKGDALEDTRDDENILDNFITFFVAGHETTANQMSFTVMALGQHPEILERVQAEVDDVLGAKRDIDYEDLGKLTYLSQVLKESLRLYPPVAGTVRRLEKEHVINGIRIPANTTLVFSTYVMGRMERFFKDPYTFNPDRFSKDAPKPYYCYFPFSLGSRSCIGQVFAQMEAKVVMAKLLQRFEFQLVPGQSFKLLEAGTFKPLDGVMCKLKPRSSARSCQA; encoded by the exons ATGGAGGCGCTGTGGGCGGCCGGGGGGCTCCTGCTGGCCCTCTGCCTCCTGGCCTTTGTCCTGTACTGCTGCTACGTGAAGCACATCCATGCCAAGTACGACCACATCCCCGGCGCCCCGCGGGAGAG CTTTTTATTTGGACACCTCCCAATCTTATGGAGAATGATGAAGAAACAGGAGTTTGTTCATGATCTCTTCCTGCAGTG GGCAGAGAAATATGGACCCATTGTACGATTTAATGCctttcacagagtcacagtAATGGTTGTGAGTCCTGAAGGAGTGAAG GAGTTCTTGATGTCACCACAGTACCCAAAGGATCGGCTGGTGTACGATCGTATCTTCAGCCTATTTGGTGAGAG GTTTCTGGGGAATGGTTTGGTAACTGTTTGCAACCATGAGCATTGGCATAAGCAGAGGAGGATAATGGATCCAGCTTTCAGCCGAAC CTACCTGGTTGGTCTGATGGaaacttttaatgaaaaagcaGAGGAGCTGATGGAGAAGCTAGAGGAAATGGCAGATGGGAAAAAAGAGTTTAGCATGCTGTCGATGATGTGCCGGGTGACTATGGATATCATTGCAAAG GTAGCCTTTGGCTTGGAATTAAACGCACTGAGTGATGACCAGATGCCTTTACCACACGCTGTGACCATGGTTTTGGAGGGACTGACCAAGTCACGGATCCCCCTCATACAG TACATGCCAGGGAAACAGAAGTTGGTAAAGGAGGTCAGGGAGAGTGTGAGGCTGCTGAGGCGTGTGGGGAAGGAGTGCATTGACCAGAGGAGAGAAGCTCTCCAGAATGGGAAGGAAGCCACGTTGGATATTCTTACACAGATACTGAAAGGAGATG CTCTGGAGGACACTAGAGATGATGAAAACATTCTGGATAACTTTATCACTTTCTTTGTTGCAG GTCATGAAACCACTGCCAATCAGATGTCATTTACAGTAATGGCACTGGGTCAGCATCCTGAAATACTGGAAAG GGTTCAGGCTGAAGTGGATGATGTTCTTGGTGCCAAGAGAGACATTGACTATGAGGATCTTGGCAAACTCACCTACTTATCACAG GTTCTGAAGGAGTCGCTGCGGCTGTACCCGCCCGTCGCAGGGACCGTGCGCAGGCTGGAGAAGGAGCACGTCATCAATGGCATCAGAATTCCTGCCAACACCACGCTCGTT TTCAGCACTTATGTAATGGGAAGGATGGAAAGGTTTTTCAAGGATCCATATACTTTCAATCCAGACCGATTCAGCAAAGATGCACCTAA gCCATATTATTGCTATTTTCCATTCTCTCTGGGATCCCGGTCCTGCATTGGGCAGGTGTTTGCACAG ATGGAGGCAAAAGTGGTGATGGCAAAACTGCTGCAGAGGTTTGAATTCCAGCTGGTACCAGGGCAGAGTTTTAAACTCTTGGAGGCTGGAACCTTTAAGCCACTAGATGGAGTAATGTGTAAATTAAAGCCAAGGAGCTCTGCAAGAAGCTGCCAGGCGTGA